The window CTGATAAAATATTAGATATCAGGATTCCTACTGAACTTGTGACAGAAATTAAAGATGGCAAAAAGATTGTAAAAGAAAAAAAGAAATTTCCTTCGTATGTTTTAATTAAAGCTGTAATGGACAATGACATCTGGTACACAATTAGGAGTGTAAGAGGTGTAACTGGGTTTGTAGGACCAGAATCTAAACCCACTCCTCTTACCGATGAAGAAATTGAGGCAATGGGTATAAAAGAAGAAGTGATTGAGGTATTTGATATTGAAGTCGGTGATAATGTAAAGGTCATCTCTGGTCCATTTGCAGATTTTTATGGGCCTGTAATTGAGATAAATAAAGAAAAAAAGAAAGTAAAGGTAATGCTGAATCTATTTGGAAGAGAGACGCCTGTAGAGTTTGATTATCACCAAGTAGAAAAGTTTTAACATAGACAAAAAGGTGGGAGGTGACAGATTCAAAATGGCGAAGAAAGTTTTAACACAAATTAAGCTTCAGATTCCGGCAGGAAAAGCAACGCCAGCACCACCAGTTGGACCAGCATTAGGTCAGCATGGTGTTAATATTATGCAGTTTTGCAAAGAGTTTAATGAGAGAACAGCAAAGGATGCTGGGCTTATTATCCCAGTTGTTATAACAGTATATTCTGATAGGTCATTTACATTCATTACAAAAACTCCACCAACATCAGTTTTACTGAAAAAAGCTGCGGGAATTGAGAGTGGTTCACCAAAACCAAACAAGCAAAAGGTTGCTACTTTGAAAAGAGATGTAATCAGAAAGATTGCTGAACAAAAGATGCCAGACTTGACAGCTGCATCATTAGAAGCAGCAATGAGAACTATCGAAGGAACTGCGAAGAGCATGGGAATTGTTGTGGAAGACTAATTTGTCCTCGCACAGCTTTTGAGAAGAAAGTGGGAGGTTATTTAAAACCGCAAATACCACAACGAAGGAGGTTTTGAAGTAGGAATGTTCAGAGGCAAAAAATATCAAGAAGCAGCAAAACTTGTTGACAAAACGAAGTTATATGATCCAGAAGAAGCTATTGATTTAGCTTTAAAAACATCTTATGCTAAATTTGACGAAACAGTAGAAGTGCATGTAAGACTCAACGTTGACCCAAGACATGCAGACCAGCAAGTAAGAGGTACGGTTGTTCTTCCAAATGGAACAGGTAAAAGTGTAAGAGTACTTGTATTTGCAAAAGGTGACAAGGCAAAAGAAGCCGAAGAAGCTGGTGCTGATTATGTAGGAGCAGAAGAACTTGTTGCAAAGATTCAAAATGAAGGTTGGACAGACTTTGACGTATGTATCGCAACACCTGATATGATGGCTTCAGTCGGAAGGCTTGGTAAAATATTGGGTCCAAAAGGTCTTATGCCAAACCCAAAATCAGGAACAGTAACAATGGATATTGCAAAGGCTGTAAAAGAAGCAAAAGCTGGTAGAATAGAGTTTAGAATTGACAAGACGGGTATAATTCATTGCCCAGTTGGAAAGGTTTCATTTGGTAAGGAAAAGCTTCTTGAGAACTACAGAACACTTATGGATGCGATAATCAAAGCAAGACCACCTGCAGCGAAGGGACAGTTTATAAGAAGTATTACTGTTGCAACTACAATGGGCCCAGGAATAAAGATTAATCCATTAAAACCAATGTAATTTCGAAAAAAATAGCTAAAAAAGTGAATATTCTACAACCGAAGACAGTAGGTGCAAAGCACTAATGAAAAAGTGCTTTGCTTAAAGTTTGCCTACCGAGGTTGTAATTATTTTACGTCCATCGGCTAACAAGATGTGTTTAATCTTTATTGTTAGCCGAAGGCAGGATAATTACAGCCTCTTTAAGGTAAACTTAAAGAGGCTTTAATAATTTATGGATACAGGAGGTGAGTTTATTGCCAAAATCAAGGCAATTGAAAGAGCAGCTTCTGGCTGAGTACAAAGAAAAGCTTTCGAAAGCAAAAGCAGGTGTCATTGTGTGCAATCATGGAATTACAAGCGAACAGGATATTGCTTTGAGAAAAAAGTTTAGAGAAGCTGGAATAGAGTACAAAGTAGTAAAGAAGACGCTCTTTACGTTTGCAGTTAGGGAGAATAATTTGTCAGAGCTTGAGCAATTTTTTGAAGGACCAATTGCTGTTGCATTTTCTTATGATGATCCTGTAAAAGTGGCAAAAGTTTTAAAAGAGAGTGCAAAAGACCTTGAAAAGTTAGAAATTAGAGGCGGGTTTATTGAAGGCAAGATTATTTCTGCAAAAGAGGTTGAGGCACTTTCAAAACTTCCATCAAAAGAAGAACTGGTTGCAAAGATGCTTGGTGGCTTGAATGCTCCTATGTCTGGGCTTGTTTATGTACTCTCTGGTACTATTCGAAAGCTTGTTCTGGCACTCGATGCTATTGCTAAAAAGCAGAGTGCTTAACATAAATAAAAAAATTTTAAAATGGGAGGTTGTTTGAAGATGGCAAGCGAAAAGGTTCAAAAATTAATTGAAGAGATTAAAACACTGACAGTTTTAGAACTTTCTGAAATGGTAAAAGCATTAGAAGAAGAATTTGGTGTTACAGCAGCAGCTCCAGTTGCTGTTGCAGCAGCTCCAGTTGCAGGTGCTCAGGCAGCAGCTCCAGCAGCTGAGGAGAAGACAGAGTTTAATGTTATCTTGGCAGATCCTGGCGCTGACAAGATTAAAGTTATCAAAGTTGTAAGAGAGATTACTGGTCTTGGTCTTAAAGAAGCAAAGGACCTTGTGGATGGTGCTCCGAAGCCAATTAAGGAAAATGTTTCAAAAGACGAAGCTGAGCAGATTAAGAAGAAGTTAGAAGAAGTTGGTGCAAAAGTTGAGCTCAAGTAATTAAAGAGGGCAGGGAGATTTCTTCCTGCCCTTTTCAATTTTGAGGTGAAATTTTACTGAGATTGTGGTATTATAAAAGCATATGAGATTGGCCTTATTGTAAGTTTAGAAATTATCAAAAGAAAGGTTGAGAAAAAAATGAATGAAAAGTACTTAGAAATTATTCAAAAGGTAAATGAGCTCACATCTACAATGTCAGAGGTTTTCGACCACATTGTGAATGTTCAGATTCCAGAGCTCAGGTTTGAAGATTCTTTTTATCTTCTAAACGATATTATTGAGGCTTTTTTGAGTATTTCAAATGCCCTGAAAGTAATTCAAACTGAATTTGATGTACGAAGTGCAATGTCTTTAGAAGATGAAATACAGAAGAGTTTAGAAGAGCTTCTTGAACTGTACAAAGAACCTGACAGTGAAAAACTTTTAAAAAAGTACAAAGATGATATGATTCCGTTGTATAAAAAGTGGCAAGATGAACTTTTGCTCTCAATCAACAAATATCAAGCATAAGACAGGCTTAAAGATTTAAGCCAAGAAAATTTAAACAAAAGACAAAAAAGAGGCTGAAACTCATTTTTTTGAGAACAGCCTCTTTTTACTTATCTTGGCTTTTTCATTTTTCAAAGTACTTAAACTGCGATGTATAAAGATTATAATAAAAGCCTTTTTTCAAGGAGTTCCTGACGGTTTCCCTCTTCCACAATTTGTCCATTGTGAATTACAAATATCCTATCAGCATTTCTAATTGTTGAAAGCCTGTGGGCAATAATTATTGAGGTTCTGTTTTTTGTAATTCTTTCAATAGCTTCTTGAATGAGAACCTCGGTTTGAGTATCCCCAGCAGATGTTGCTTCATCTAATATCAGAATTTTTGGGTCAGCTAAAAGAGCTTTCGCGAAGGCAATGAGCTGTCTTTGGCCAATAGAAAGTCTGCTTCCTCTTTCATTTACTCCTGTGTCATAGCCATTTTCCATTTTCATTATAAACTCATGGGCATTTACGGTCTTTGCAGCTTTTATTACCTCATCCATTCTACTAAAACTCTTCCTTTTGAGACGTCATAAAAACGAGGTATAAGATTTACAAGTGATGATTTTCCTGAACCAGTTGGGCCCATGATAGCTACTTTCATTTTAGGTTTTATCTCAAAGTTGATATCTTCTAAAACGAGATTTCCAAAGTGTTTAAAATATACGTTTTCAAACTTGACCCGGCCCCCTTTGACTTCATATGAGGTAGGCTTTCCTTTGATTTTGATTGGTGTGTGCAAAAGTCCAAAAACTCTTTTACATAAGGCATTTGCTCTTTCTACCATGCTAAATAATCCATCCCAATGACATAAGAGGCCATACAATTGCCCAACAAATACCCTTGAAAAGTCATAAGAGTACCAATTGTGATTGATTTGTTTATCACCATAAAACCACCCAATGCAAAAATAGTCAAAACAAGCAAAGAGGTTACAACTTCAATCATAGGAAAGAACCTTCCCCAGATAAGTCCCACAAGAATGTTTTGTTCCTTTTAGTCTTGGTTTGCTGATGAAAATTTTTCAATTTCAAAATCTTCTTGTGAAAGTGCCTTTACTATCCTTATGCCAGTTATGTTCTCTTGTGTGGCTGTGTTTAGCTTTGAATACTTTTCGCGTATCTTAATAAATCTGGTCGTATCGTTTTATCAAAATTTTTTTAGATTGTCCACCTGAAGAACATCTACCAATATTTGTTTTTATAATTTTTGCTTTATGAAATTTCAATACTATTGTAACCTTGCGACATCTAAAAATAAATATAAGAGTTTTAATATTTAGCTCAATTTTTTAAGATACTCTTTGCTCATCATAAAAGTTTGAGTCTTTTAATAATATTGTTTATAGATACTTGACAGGAATTAAAATTTTATAGATGATAACTAAACTTCTTGAATTTCATGAAAGAGGGCTTTTGTCTGAAAAAGCAAAAAAGAATATTGAAAGATTTGGACTAAATGAAATAAAAGTCGAAAAGAGGAAAAGTACGTTTTCGATTTTTTTGGACCAGTTTAAAGGCATTTTGGTCGTAATATTAGCACTTTCTACAGCAATGTCATTTTTGCTTGGTGAGTTTTTGAATGCTGGCGTCATCTTTTCTTTGATAATCCTAAATGGGATATTAGGGTTTGTGCAAGAGTTTAGAGCCGAAAAGGCTATAGAATCACTAAAAAACTACATCTCATATAAAGCAAAAGTAGTAAGAGATGGTAATATAGAGGAAATAGAAACCAAATTCGTAACAGTAAATGACATAGTTATTATTGAAGAAGGTGACAAAATTCCGGCAGATGGTATTTTATTAAGATCTTTTTCCTTAGCAGTGAATGAATCAATTTTAACTGGTGAATCGCTGCCAGTTGAAAAGGATGAAAAAAATGAAAATAGGCTGTATATGGGTACTTATGTTATAAAAGGAAAAGGTATAATGAAAGGAACATCAATTGGGCTTGAAACGAAAATGGGTAAAATTGCCAAAGCCCAGGCTGAGATTGAAGAGTATAAAACACCTCTTCAAAAAAAGCTTAGCCAGCTTGGCAAACAACTTGCCTTAGTTTGTCTTAGCATATGTGCTGTTATCGTCGTATTAGGAATTTTAAGAAAGCAAAACATCTATGATATGTTCATGGTAGGAATTTCTTTAGCAGTTGCAGCAATTCCTGAGGGTCTTCCTGCTGTGGTGACAATAACCTTGGCAGTAGGAGTTCAAAGAATGGCAAGGAAAAATGCGCTTATAAGAAAGCTTTCAGCGGTTGAAACATTGGGTTGTGTAAACATTATCTGTTCAGACAAGACAGGAACTCTGACTGAAAATAAGATAACTGTTAAAAGAATAGAAACCATTGACATGAGTATTGAAGTCGAAGGAACGGGGTATGATTTAAAAGGAAGAATATTGTTAAATGGGCGAATTGTGAAAAATCAAGTACTTGATTATTTGGTTATGTGTGCAATCAACTGTAATAATGCTGAATTTAGTAACTATAAAGACAAACAATATAAAGTTTCAGGCGATCCAACTGAAATAGCTCTTTTAGTTCTTGCCAAAAAATATCGCGAAACATTAAACAAAGGTGAAAGAAGATTAGAAATTCCATTTGATTCTCAAAGAAAGTATATGGGAGTTTTTGTGAAATACGAAAATGCTAAAATTCTTTTTGTAAAAGGTGCGTTTGAAAAACTAATTGAAAAGCGCAGGTTCTATATGTGCGAGGATGGCACTATAAGGCAGCTTGGTTATAATGAAAAGAGAGTTATTACAAAAAAGAACGAGTTGTTGTGTATGTCCTCTATGAGGGTTTTACTTTTGTGTATGAAATTTGAATCGAGTACTGTTGACAACATGATATTATTAGGACTTGTGGGGATGATAGACCCTCCGAAAAAAGGAGTTAAATTGGCAATTGAAAAGGCAAAAAAAGCAGGAGTCAAGACTATTATGATAACAGGCGACCACAAACTGACAGCATTTTCAATTGCAAAAGATTTGAGCATTGTTTCTTCATTTGACGAAGTGGTAGATGGTGAAGAACTTGAGAAAGACGAAAAGATATTAGAAAAGAAGATTGACAAGATTACGGTATTTGCGAGAGTTGATCCTTTGCACAAATTAAAGATTGTGAGACTTCTCAAGAAAAAAGGGAACATTGTTGCAATGACAGGTGATGGAGTAAATGATGCCCCGGCAGTAAAGGAAGCTGATATAGGAATTGCAATGGGACTTAGCGGAAGTGATGTTACCAGAGAGGCTGCTTCAATGATTTTGCTCGATGATAATTACACTACTATTGTTCATGCAATTGAGGAAGGGAGACTTATTTACAGCAATATTAGAAAATTTATAAAAATACCTCCTTGCTTGCAACATTGGAGAGGTTCTGATAATGCTTTTTACCTCCATTTTTAATCTACCAATTACACTTTTGCCAACGCAGATTTTATGGGTAAATCTTGTAACAGATGGTCTTCCCGCAGCAGCTCTTTCAATGTCAAAAGGTGATGATACTTTTATGAGACAAAAGCCAAGACCAAGAGATGAGAGCATTTTTGCAGGGGGACTGTCAAAAGAGATAATTTTAAGAGGTTTCGCAATTGGCTTTTTTGCAAGCCTTTCATTTTACCTTCCTATTATGAAAGGATATGATATAAAAACAGCAAGAACAGTAGCATTTGCAACTCTTGTTTTATCACAACTTATTTATTCATTTGAATGTTCAACCCCAAAAAGAAACATTTTCAACTTGCTGCATGGAAGTTTATATCTACTATTTAGTGTAACTGTATCATTTGTATTATTTTTACTGGTAATTTACATACCACAGCTGGGTATAGTATTTGAAGTAAGTTGCTTGGGATTTCTGGAGTGGATGATTATCATAATTTGTTCATTATTTCCTTTTCTGCTTCATTCTATATTTGCAAAAAATATCTAAAGTGATAAAATAATATAAGAAGGTTATTTGATAAAAAAATGTCATATTCGAAATCAAAGAAATAAAAAATACTATGAGAAAGGAGATTTGAAAAGAATGAAGATTGTGATAATTGGAGGCGTTGCAGCTGGAGCATCTGCTGCTACAAAGGCGCGCCGAACTAATGAAAATGCTGAGATTATTCTCTTTGAACAAGGAGAATATGTGTCTTTTGCAAACTGTGGACTTCCTTATTATGTTGGAGGAACAATTCCAAAAAGAGAAAGTCTACTGGTGGTAAGAGAAGAACTCTTCAGAAAGCGATATAATATTGATGTGAGATTGTTGTCTCAAGTAATAAAAATTAACCGAGACAGAAAAACAGTTACAGTTTTAGATAAAAAAAATAATACAACTTATGAAGAAAACTATGACAAACTGATTATAGCAACTGGTGCAAGGCCTTTTGTTTTGCCGTTTTTAAAGGATTGTGAAAACTCTTATACCTGCTTTACGCTCTATGATGTAGATAGAATTAAAGAAGATCTCGCAAACAAGCATGTCAAGAAGGCTGTTGTAATTGGAGCAGGATATATTGGTATGGAACTTACTGAACAGTTATGTGAGATAGGGCTTGAATGTACAATTGTAGAGTTAAAAGACTCAATCTTGCCACAGTTTGACAAAGAGATGACAAACCTAATTTTGGATACACTGAAGACCAAGGGAATTGAAGTTAAAACTGGGGTTTCTGTAATTGATGTTAAAATTGAAAATGGTATTGCAAAGAAATTGGTACTTTCAAATGGTGAAGAGATTGAATGCGATGCAGTATTTCAAACAGCTGGTGTAATTCCAAATGTGGAACTTGCAAAAGAGGCAGGGCTTGAAGTAAACAGGGGTATTGTTGTTAACAGCAAAATGCAAACATCTGATCCTGACATATATGCAGCAGGAGATGCAGTTGAAGTCAAAAGCATTATAACAGGCAAAAATGTATGGATACCACTTGCAGGTCCTGCTAACAAGCAAGGAAGAGTTGCGGGGTGTAATGCAGCAGGTGGTAATTTGGAATTCAAGGGTGTTGTAGGTAGCTCTATTATCAAGGTGTTTGATTGGGCTTTGGCGAAAGTAGGGCTCAGCGAAAATGAATGTAAATCACTTGGGCTTGACTACAATGTGACAATTGTTCATCCTCTTCACCATGCAGGGTACTATCCAGGTGGCAAACAGCTAACTATAAAGCTTATGTTTGATAACAAAACTGGCAGAATTTACGGTGCAGAGATTGTTGGGAAAGATGGAGTGGACAAGCGCGCAGATGTAATTGCAACTGCTATATATGCAGGGCTTACAGTATTTGATTTAGAAAATCTTGACCTTGTATATGCACCGCCTTTCTCTTCAGCAAAAGACCCTGTTATAATGGCAGGTATGACAGCTGCAAATATCGTAAGAGGCGAGGTTAAGAATGTCTTACCTGATAAAGTATATGACCTTCTTGATAACAAAGAATATTTTATACTTGATATCAGAACTCCAGAAGAGTATGAATTTGGGCACATTAAAGGTGCAGTGAATATTCCAGTTGATGAGCTAAGAGGAAGGATAAATGAGCTTCCGAAAGACAAAAAGATAATTGCTTACTGTGGAGTTGGTTTTAGGTCATACCATTCATGTTTGATTTTGAAGGCAAATGGATTTGACTGTTTGAATATGAGTGGTGGCTGGACTTCGTGGAGAATGTACTATCCTGATTCGGTGGAATAATGGGGGACTTAAAATGACTACATTTGCTATTGTATGTGCTGCAGGTAGTGGCAAGAGGTTTGGGGGCAAGACCCCCAAACAATTTTTATTTTTAAAAGATAAGATGATAATTGAATATTCACTTTCTGTTTTTGAAGCCTCACCTTTTATAGACGGTGTTGTAATTTTAATTCCAGACGGTTATAAAGAAATTGGGAATCTACTTAAAGAAAAGTACAAAAAGATTCTTTTTTGGAATTATGGAGAAGATGAAAGAGCAAAGACGGTGAAAAAAGGTCTTGATCTTATAAAAGGTATGTGTGACTTTGTGGCTATACACGATGCTGCCCGACCTTTCATTAACTTGCAACTAATAGAAAAGTTGGTTTTAGAAGTAAAAGATAGTCTTGCAGTTGCACCAGCTGTGTCAGCAAAAGATACTGTAAAGTATGTTACTGATGGATATATTCAAAATACTATTCCAAGGGAGAATGTTTACTTAGTCCAGACTCCGCAGGTTTTCAAGTTTGATTTGATTTACGCAGCATATGAAAAATTTAAAGATGTTTGTTTTACTGATGATTTGCAATATGTGGAGGCAATTGGGGTAAAGCCTAAGATAGTCGAGAGTACCGGCTTGAATTTTAAGATTACTACACAAGAAGATATGATTTTTGCAAAGGCAATTGCTGAACAACTTTTAAAATAGTAAAATAACTTTTAAGAAATTTTGAAGAAGAGGTAATTTGATAGTGAAGGTATATGCACTGGTTGGGCCAAGTGGGTCAGGGAAGAGTTACAAAGCCTTGATTGTTGCTAAAATGATTGGTGCAGAAGCGATTATCGATGATGGCATTTTGGTGTACAATTCAAAGCTTATAGCAGGGAAATCAGCCAAAAAAGAACCTACATATTTAGCCTCTATAAGGAGAGCTCTTTTTATGGAAGAGGAGCATGCAAATGAGGTAAAGGAAGCTATAAAGAGTCTTTCAATCAAAAGTATACTAATTTTGGCTACTTCAAAACAGATGGCACAAAAGATTGCCCAGCGTTTAGAACTTGGGAAAATAGAAAAATTTATTGATATTCATGAGGTTTCAAGTGAGATAGAAATTAAAAAAGCAATGACAACAAGGAACAAAGAGGGAAAGCATGTGGTGCCAGTACCTACATTCGAGATAAAAAAAGATTTTTCAGGGCTGTTGATATATCCTTTGAGACTTTTTAAAAGGATAAATCTCAACGACTACATTATTGCTGAAAAAACAATCGTAAGACCTACATTTAGTTACTTTGGTGAATACACAATTTCAGAGAATGTATTAATTGCCTATATAAAAAATGTTTTAAAGAAAAATCCAAATATAGCAAAAGTCTTATCAATAGATTTTGCTATGAAGAACAATCTTTTGTATATAAAAGTAGAAGTTATATTGAAATTTGGTTGTAATATTAAATCAGAACTTGAAAAGATTCAAGAAAAAATAAAAGAGGAAATAGAATATTATACATCCATAAATGTGGAATACATTCATCTTGTTGCAAAGGGTGTACAGGTTTAACTGAAGAAATTTTCATTTATACTTTCCCAATTTTTCAATTGCGTTTATGAGAGAATTTCTAACTTCATGAGGAATTACATTATTTGCATTTCTGTAATCAAACTGTTTGTTAAATTCACAAATGTTTTGGTAAAGGCGCGAGATTGCGTCAAGTTCAATCTTACAAATCTTTTCAACAAAGTGATCAAGATCTCTTGAGTGTAGGTGGTTTTGAGAAAACTTAAGTAAGTCGCATAAGTGGTAAAGACAAAACCCTTTTGAACTGAGAACTTTCTGTTGAAAATCCTTTTTTGTTTTCCACATAAAAAAGAATACGTCAAAATAATTTTTCATTCTTGCATTAATTCTTTCACAGATAACGCACTGAGAGTTCGTATTTTCGAAAAACTTAAGCAGGTCCTTTAGAAGATTTTCTTTAGATGTCTTATTGTTCAATATTCGTTTTAGAAACCCTTCTTTTTTTTGAGAATTTGAAGATATAAAATGCGAAGAAAGAATCTTTTCAAAATTGGTTTTTATTTCGTAAAGGTGGGTTTCTAACATGAGACCATAAGGAAGTTTATTTTTTTGCTCAAGTAACATATGAAAGTGTCTTGAGCAAAAACCTTTTTTGTTTGTTTCCACACGAGAGTCGACTTCCATTACACTCTCACCGAGCACAATTTCTAAACACTGTTTTTCAAAGTTGTTTTCGAGATAACAAAATGCACATTCACAATCAACCGAGAATGCATCATTTACAGGAATCATGTATATCTTTTCATCAGCCATTGTATTTTCAACTCCTTTGAAAGTTTTTACTTTTCTTTATAAATTTTTGACACAAGATAAAAATATGATAACATTTATTTTACAATTTTTGCTGCTTAGGCTCAATACCAATTTTTTTATGGAATATTTATAGAAAATATGGGTATAAAATTCTTAAAGATGAATTAAATACTGGAGTGAGGTATTAATGAAAGTTACGCCCGAAAAATTAAAAAGGTATGTAGACTTGTCTGAATTTAATTTCAATACCACTGAGGAAATAGAACCACTTAGAACGATAATTGGCCAAGAAAGAGCGAGAAAAGCCTTTGAGTTTGGTCTAAAGATTAGTACAAAAGGATATAACATCTATATGTGTGGTCCGACTGGTACTGGAAAGACAAGTTTCGCAGAAAGCTATCTTAGAGAAATTGCAAGACAAAAACCTGCACCAAATGACTGGGTATATGTATATAACTTTTCTAATCCTGACTCACCAATTGCAATTAGCCTCCCCAAAGGAATGGGAAGAGTGTTTAAAAAAGACATGTCAGATTTTATAGAGGCAGTTATTAACGACCTAAAAAAGGTGTTTGCAAGTGAAGAGTATGAAAATGACAAAAATAATGTCTATAATGAATATCAAGAAAAAAGAACTCAACTTTTAGATAACTTAGCTGAAGAAGCAAGGAGATATGGATTTGAGATAAAGTATACACCAAGTGGTGTGTATTTCATTCCAATTGTGGATGGAAGAGCTATTTCAGAGGCTGAGTATCCTGAACTTGAAAAGTCAATAAGAGATGAGATAGAAAAAAAGATTAAAAAACTTCAACTTGAAACACAAGAAGTCTTAAAGAAGATAAAACTTCTTGAAAAAGAGTTAAAAGAGAGGATAAAAGAGCTTCAGAAAAAAGTGGCAGTGTTCACAATAAGCCATTATGTTTATGAAATCAGAAACAAGTATAAAGAAAATCAAAAGGTACTTGACTTTATTAATAGTGTTACAAATGATATAGTGGAGAATCTTGATGATTTTTTGGACAAAGACGATGATGAACAAAACTTGCCGTTTCAGTTTCTTCCGTATAAAAAGACTTCTAACATAGACAAATACAAGGTAAACGTAATTGTAGACAACTCAGACTTAGATGGAGCACCAGTCGTGTATGAGGTAAATCCAACTTACTACAATCTCATAGGCAAAATTGAATATGAAAATGAAATGGGGAATGTTCTGGTTACTGATTTTACCAAGATAAAAGCTGGTGCAATCCATAGGGCA is drawn from Caldicellulosiruptor naganoensis and contains these coding sequences:
- a CDS encoding Asp23/Gls24 family envelope stress response protein — translated: MKVYALVGPSGSGKSYKALIVAKMIGAEAIIDDGILVYNSKLIAGKSAKKEPTYLASIRRALFMEEEHANEVKEAIKSLSIKSILILATSKQMAQKIAQRLELGKIEKFIDIHEVSSEIEIKKAMTTRNKEGKHVVPVPTFEIKKDFSGLLIYPLRLFKRINLNDYIIAEKTIVRPTFSYFGEYTISENVLIAYIKNVLKKNPNIAKVLSIDFAMKNNLLYIKVEVILKFGCNIKSELEKIQEKIKEEIEYYTSINVEYIHLVAKGVQV
- a CDS encoding DUF6062 family protein; its protein translation is MADEKIYMIPVNDAFSVDCECAFCYLENNFEKQCLEIVLGESVMEVDSRVETNKKGFCSRHFHMLLEQKNKLPYGLMLETHLYEIKTNFEKILSSHFISSNSQKKEGFLKRILNNKTSKENLLKDLLKFFENTNSQCVICERINARMKNYFDVFFFMWKTKKDFQQKVLSSKGFCLYHLCDLLKFSQNHLHSRDLDHFVEKICKIELDAISRLYQNICEFNKQFDYRNANNVIPHEVRNSLINAIEKLGKYK